A single window of Chloroflexia bacterium SDU3-3 DNA harbors:
- a CDS encoding carbohydrate ABC transporter permease: MHAAPQPRDHASQRARAIALKVLTYALLLAMTAVMLLPFLWMLSASLKLDKDVFRFPIEWIPAAPQWGNYALIWTRIPFLTFFANTAKLTVIITFLQLATSSFAAYAFAKLDFRGRDLLFLGYIASIAIPWQVYMVPQFIMMRRLDLVDTHMALILLQAFSAFGVFLLRQFFISIPNDLSDAARIDGLNEYGIYFRIMLPLSKPALATLTIFTFVGVWNDFMGPLIYLNTEAKKTIQLGLRLFIQQYSADYALIMAASLVSLVPVVILFLSFQRFFVEGIASTGIKG, encoded by the coding sequence ATGCACGCCGCCCCGCAGCCCAGGGACCACGCCTCGCAGCGGGCGCGGGCTATAGCGCTGAAGGTGCTGACCTACGCCCTGCTGCTGGCCATGACGGCGGTGATGCTGCTGCCCTTCCTGTGGATGCTGTCGGCCTCGCTGAAGCTCGACAAGGATGTGTTCCGCTTCCCGATCGAGTGGATCCCCGCCGCGCCGCAGTGGGGCAACTACGCCCTGATCTGGACGCGCATCCCGTTCCTGACCTTTTTCGCCAACACCGCCAAGCTCACGGTGATCATCACCTTCCTGCAGCTGGCCACCAGCAGCTTTGCGGCCTACGCCTTCGCCAAGCTCGATTTTCGCGGGCGCGACCTGCTGTTCCTGGGCTATATCGCCAGCATCGCCATCCCCTGGCAGGTCTACATGGTGCCGCAGTTCATCATGATGCGGCGGCTGGACCTGGTGGACACCCACATGGCGCTGATCCTGCTGCAGGCCTTCTCGGCGTTCGGCGTGTTCCTGCTGCGCCAGTTCTTCATCAGCATCCCCAACGACCTGAGCGACGCCGCGCGGATCGACGGCCTGAACGAGTACGGCATCTACTTCCGGATCATGCTGCCGCTCTCGAAGCCCGCGCTGGCCACGCTCACGATCTTCACCTTCGTGGGTGTGTGGAACGACTTCATGGGGCCGCTGATCTACCTGAACACCGAGGCCAAGAAGACCATCCAGCTTGGCCTGCGCCTGTTCATCCAGCAGTACTCGGCGGACTACGCCCTGATCATGGCGGCCTCGCTGGTGTCGCTGGTGCCGGTCGTCATCCTGTTCCTCAGCTTCCAGCGCTTCTTTGTCGAGGGCATCGCCTCGACGGGCATCAAGGGCTAG
- a CDS encoding sugar ABC transporter substrate-binding protein → MATLAACGTTPAAGTTAAPAAGDAATAAPAATTAGEAPAASGEQVTLKMTAWDIATTPYWNAVIDAYEAKNPNVKIELVEVSSAEYQDKVNIMLSGGDDTDIITVKDTPGYSAMLTRNQIVPLNSYIEADKLDLKAYNGATDELTYEGKLYAMPFRSDIWVLYYNKDLFDKAGVAYPTNDMTWAQYDELARKMTSGSGSDKVYGTHYHTWRSTVELPTVQDGKNSIITTDYSFMKPMYDMVVKMQDDGIIMDFGSLKAGNVHYSGVFKNQQVAMLPMGSWFVGTMIKAKAAGEATFNWGVAKYPHPEGVAAGTTAGTLTSLAINASSKHQDAAWDFIKFYSGAEGAKVLASTGNLPALRTDEALKAYAALDGMPAGIDEALQTTTVRLELPMNPKVSAVEQILNEEHELIMTGSVPVDEGLAEMTRRVSEALAK, encoded by the coding sequence ATGGCCACCCTGGCGGCCTGCGGCACCACGCCCGCCGCAGGCACCACCGCGGCCCCCGCCGCAGGCGACGCCGCCACCGCCGCGCCCGCAGCCACCACCGCAGGCGAGGCCCCCGCCGCCAGCGGCGAGCAGGTGACCCTGAAGATGACCGCCTGGGACATCGCCACCACGCCCTACTGGAACGCGGTGATCGACGCCTACGAGGCCAAGAACCCCAACGTCAAGATCGAGCTGGTCGAGGTCTCCTCGGCGGAGTACCAGGACAAGGTCAACATCATGCTGTCCGGCGGCGATGACACCGACATCATCACCGTGAAGGACACCCCGGGCTACTCGGCCATGCTCACCCGCAACCAGATCGTGCCGCTGAACAGCTACATCGAGGCCGACAAGCTGGATCTGAAGGCCTACAACGGCGCGACCGACGAGCTGACCTACGAGGGCAAGCTCTACGCCATGCCCTTCCGCAGCGACATCTGGGTGCTGTACTACAACAAGGATCTGTTCGACAAGGCCGGAGTCGCCTACCCCACCAACGACATGACCTGGGCGCAGTACGACGAGCTGGCCCGCAAGATGACCAGTGGCAGCGGCAGCGACAAGGTCTACGGCACCCACTACCACACCTGGCGCTCGACCGTGGAGCTGCCCACCGTGCAGGATGGCAAAAACTCGATCATCACCACCGACTACAGCTTTATGAAGCCGATGTACGATATGGTGGTGAAGATGCAGGATGATGGCATCATCATGGACTTCGGCTCGCTGAAGGCGGGCAACGTGCACTACTCGGGCGTGTTCAAAAACCAGCAGGTGGCCATGCTTCCCATGGGCTCGTGGTTCGTGGGCACCATGATCAAGGCCAAGGCCGCTGGCGAGGCTACGTTCAACTGGGGCGTGGCCAAATACCCCCACCCCGAGGGTGTGGCCGCTGGCACCACCGCTGGCACACTCACCTCGCTGGCGATCAACGCCAGCTCGAAGCACCAGGACGCCGCGTGGGACTTCATCAAGTTCTACAGCGGGGCCGAGGGCGCGAAGGTGCTGGCATCCACCGGCAACCTGCCCGCCCTGCGCACCGACGAGGCCCTGAAGGCCTACGCCGCGCTGGATGGCATGCCCGCTGGCATCGATGAGGCCCTGCAGACCACCACGGTGCGCCTGGAGCTGCCGATGAACCCCAAGGTCAGCGCGGTCGAGCAGATCCTCAACGAGGAGCACGAGCTGATCATGACCGGCTCGGTGCCGGTGGATGAGGGCCTGGCCGAGATGACCCGCCGTGTCTCCGAGGCGCTGGCCAAGTAG
- a CDS encoding sugar ABC transporter permease, with product MSSTQWSNRAQSLSSSARHSRLKRELVAYSFILPNFLGFAIFTLIPMVFSLVLAFMHWDGAGAITWAGLSNFADMLKDETFRISLINTLYYVAFTVPLTMAAALGLALLLNQPLRGRDFFRTTFFFPYVASLVAVAVVWNMIFHPAMGPVNQLLSALGVDKPPRWTASVDWAMPTVIMASVWKGMGYYMVLYLAALQGIPSYLYEAAEIDGANSWQRFRYITLPMLTPTTFFVSIMLTIASFKVFDLILVMTGGGPGRATNVLVVHTYNMAFKEFRYGYSSAIAMVLFVIVLVITIIQFRMERRWVNYM from the coding sequence ATGAGCAGCACGCAATGGAGCAACCGAGCGCAGTCGCTCAGCAGCAGCGCGCGGCACAGCCGGCTCAAGCGCGAGCTGGTGGCCTACTCCTTCATCTTGCCCAACTTCCTGGGCTTTGCGATCTTCACCCTCATCCCCATGGTCTTCTCGCTGGTGCTGGCGTTTATGCACTGGGATGGCGCGGGCGCGATCACCTGGGCCGGGCTGTCCAACTTCGCCGACATGCTGAAGGATGAGACCTTCCGCATCTCGCTGATCAACACGCTCTACTATGTGGCCTTCACCGTGCCGCTGACCATGGCTGCGGCGCTGGGCCTGGCGCTGCTGCTCAACCAGCCGCTGCGGGGCCGCGACTTCTTCCGCACCACCTTCTTCTTCCCCTACGTGGCCTCGCTGGTGGCGGTGGCGGTGGTCTGGAATATGATCTTTCACCCCGCCATGGGGCCGGTGAACCAGCTGCTGAGCGCGCTGGGCGTGGACAAGCCGCCGCGCTGGACCGCCTCGGTGGACTGGGCCATGCCCACGGTGATCATGGCTAGCGTCTGGAAGGGCATGGGCTACTACATGGTGCTCTACCTGGCCGCGCTCCAGGGCATCCCCTCCTACCTCTACGAGGCCGCCGAGATCGACGGCGCGAACTCGTGGCAGCGCTTTCGCTACATTACCCTGCCCATGCTCACGCCCACCACGTTCTTTGTCAGCATCATGCTCACCATCGCCTCGTTCAAGGTCTTCGACCTGATCCTGGTGATGACGGGCGGCGGCCCGGGCCGCGCCACCAACGTGCTGGTGGTGCACACCTACAACATGGCCTTCAAAGAGTTCCGCTACGGCTACTCAAGCGCGATCGCCATGGTGCTGTTCGTGATCGTGCTGGTCATAACGATCATCCAGTTCCGCATGGAGCGGCGCTGGGTCAACTATATGTAG
- a CDS encoding DUF2264 domain-containing protein — protein sequence MENPLIANPLRSRADLQEAARALFEPLAPHFSPGGARLRLGATSALFDDHAAQLEGFARPLWGLVPLAAGGGAFAHWPLYRRGLASGSDPQHPEFWGQAEGRNQRLVEMAAIGLALALAPEHTWEPLAPAERSSLATWLGAINREEVVDSNWLFFRVLVNMGLARVGEPHDAAGQRAALDRLEAFYLGDGWYSDGNNEQRDYYIPFAFHYYGLIYAALEGERDPERARRFRERAALFAQQFVGWFDAEGAALPFGRSLTYRFSQGAFWGALAFAGVEALPWGVLKGLWLRHMRWWARQPIFQPDGTLSIGYAYPNLNMAEQYNSPGSPYWAMKFFLPLALPESHPFWQAEEQDMPALPAVMPQPEAAMLLCRDADGRNVVALTSGQHEPWIRHAGEKYSKFAYSTAFGFSVPIGRRGLNQAAADSMLALSDDGECYRVRERTLEARAERGALYARWRPMPGVEVETWLIPAGPWHMRLHRLRTERPLWSAEGGFALDRTGDDPLARAADDRAAPGMACSRYPAGGSGLRDLLAPREGRVLRVDPNTNLLRPRTVLPSLLAQHEPGVHWLACAVLADPSLPAWDAAWASPPALPEWLADLVDA from the coding sequence ATGGAGAACCCACTGATCGCCAACCCGCTGCGCAGCCGCGCCGACCTGCAGGAAGCGGCCCGCGCCCTGTTCGAGCCGCTGGCGCCGCACTTCAGCCCTGGGGGCGCGCGGCTGCGGCTGGGCGCGACCTCCGCCCTATTCGACGACCACGCCGCCCAGCTTGAGGGCTTCGCGCGGCCCCTGTGGGGCCTGGTGCCGCTGGCCGCTGGCGGCGGGGCCTTTGCCCACTGGCCGCTCTACCGGCGCGGCCTGGCCAGCGGCAGCGACCCGCAGCACCCCGAGTTCTGGGGCCAGGCCGAGGGCCGCAACCAGCGGCTGGTGGAGATGGCCGCCATCGGGCTGGCGCTGGCGCTCGCGCCCGAGCACACGTGGGAGCCGCTGGCCCCCGCCGAGCGCAGCAGCCTGGCCACCTGGCTGGGCGCGATCAACCGCGAGGAGGTGGTGGACAGCAACTGGCTGTTCTTCCGCGTGCTGGTGAACATGGGCCTGGCCCGCGTGGGCGAGCCGCACGACGCGGCGGGCCAGCGCGCCGCGCTCGACCGGCTGGAAGCGTTCTACCTGGGCGATGGCTGGTACTCCGACGGCAACAACGAGCAGCGCGACTACTACATCCCCTTCGCCTTCCACTACTACGGCCTGATCTACGCTGCCCTGGAGGGCGAGCGCGACCCCGAGCGGGCGCGGCGCTTCCGCGAGCGGGCCGCGCTGTTCGCCCAGCAGTTCGTGGGCTGGTTCGACGCCGAGGGCGCGGCCCTGCCGTTTGGCCGCAGCCTCACCTACCGCTTCTCGCAGGGGGCGTTCTGGGGCGCGCTGGCCTTCGCTGGCGTGGAGGCGCTGCCCTGGGGCGTGCTGAAGGGGCTATGGCTGCGCCACATGCGCTGGTGGGCTAGGCAGCCGATCTTCCAGCCCGACGGCACGCTCTCGATCGGCTACGCCTACCCCAACCTGAACATGGCCGAGCAGTACAACTCACCCGGCTCGCCCTACTGGGCCATGAAGTTCTTCCTGCCGCTGGCCCTGCCCGAGTCCCACCCGTTCTGGCAGGCCGAGGAGCAGGACATGCCCGCCCTGCCCGCCGTGATGCCCCAGCCCGAGGCCGCCATGCTGCTGTGCCGCGACGCGGATGGCCGCAATGTGGTGGCACTCACCAGCGGCCAGCACGAGCCGTGGATCCGCCACGCGGGCGAGAAGTACAGCAAGTTTGCCTACTCCACCGCCTTTGGCTTCAGCGTGCCGATCGGGCGGCGCGGGCTGAACCAGGCCGCCGCCGACAGCATGCTGGCGCTCAGCGACGACGGCGAGTGCTACCGCGTGCGCGAGCGCACCCTGGAGGCCCGCGCCGAGCGCGGCGCGCTCTACGCCCGCTGGCGGCCTATGCCAGGGGTGGAGGTGGAGACCTGGCTGATCCCGGCGGGGCCGTGGCACATGCGCCTGCACCGCCTGCGCACCGAGCGCCCGCTGTGGAGCGCCGAGGGCGGCTTCGCGCTCGACCGCACCGGCGACGACCCGCTGGCCCGCGCCGCCGACGACCGCGCCGCCCCAGGCATGGCCTGCTCGCGCTACCCGGCGGGTGGCAGCGGCCTGCGCGACCTGCTGGCCCCGCGCGAGGGCCGTGTGCTGCGTGTCGACCCCAACACCAACCTGCTGCGCCCGCGCACCGTGCTGCCCAGCCTGCTGGCCCAGCACGAGCCTGGCGTGCACTGGCTAGCCTGCGCGGTGCTGGCCGACCCCAGCCTGCCCGCCTGGGATGCCGCCTGGGCCAGCCCGCCCGCCCTGCCCGAATGGCTGGCCGATCTGGTGGATGCCTAG